The following proteins are encoded in a genomic region of Castor canadensis chromosome 19, mCasCan1.hap1v2, whole genome shotgun sequence:
- the LOC109675608 gene encoding uncharacterized protein isoform X2, whose protein sequence is MGSDSMKFYCHLGSKLSEQTSLLQDELIDQSSHKEEYTCVCGKCPTIYFWKSQFVTCSHQKNQAKVKWNNCEYFLKKSPHFERNRKIYMVDMQCKHVQGADDLSLNLNLHNDHRKSVKEKSFKCNGCGKDFSCRSKLNRHMMIHTGKKPYECDECGKKFSDYTNLRVHQRIHTGEKPYKCGKCGKDFTRSSDLGTHQKVHTGERPYKCDVCGKGFIASTKLLIHLRVHTGERPYTCQQCGKSFRRSSDLSTHQRVHSGERPFKCSFCGKSFRRSSKLYIHQRIHTGEKPYKCEQCGKDFSRSSKLHIHQRVHTGERPYKCEECGKGFTLSTNLYAHQRIHTGERPYKCKECGKAFSQSTNLRVHQRVHTGEKPYKCEECGKSFSLSTNLRVHQRVHTGERRYKCNKCGKGFIQSSKLHIHQRVHGGEKNRM, encoded by the coding sequence ATGGGAAGTGATTCTATGAAGTTCTATTGTCATCTTGGGTCTAAATTATCAGAACAAACTTCATTGCTTCAGGATGAACTAATAGACCAAAGTAGCCACAAGGAAGAGTACACCTGTGTGTGTGGTAAGTGTCCAACAATTTACTTTTGGAAATCACAGTTTGTCACTTGTAGTCATCAGAAGAACCAAGCAAAAGTGAAATGGAATAACTGTGAATATTTCCTTAAGAAAAGtccacattttgaaagaaatagaaaaatctacaTGGTTGATATGCAGTGTAAACATGTTCAGGGAGCTGATGACTTAAGTTTGAACTTAAACCTACATAATGATCACAGAAAAAGTGTGAAAGAGAAGTCTTTTAAGTGTAACGGTTGTGGAAAAGACTTCAGTTGTAGATCAAAACTAAATCGACATATGATGATCCACACTGGgaagaaaccctatgaatgtgaTGAGTGTGGTAAGAAATTTAGTGATTACACAAATCTTCGtgttcatcagagaatccatacAGGAGAAAAACCCTATAAGTGTGGTAAGTGTGGTAAGGACTTCACTAGAAGTTCAGATCTAGGTACACATCAAAAAGTTCACACAGGAGAAAGGCCATACAAGTGTGATGTGTGTGGTAAGGGCTTCATTGCAAGCACAAAACTTCTCATTCATCTTAGAGTCCATACAGGAGAGAGGCCATACACATGTCAACAGTGTGGTAAAAGCTTTCGTAGAAGCTCAGATCTATCTACTCATCAAAGAGTGCACAGTGGAGAGAGACCTTTTAAGTGTAGTTTCTGTGGCAAAAGTTTTAGGAGGAGCTCCAAACTCTatattcatcagagaatccatacaggagagaagccctataAATGTGAGCAATGTGGTAAAGATTTCAGTAGGAGCTCCAAACTTCATATCCACCAGAGAGTCCACACAGGGGAAAGGCCTTATAAATGTGAGGAATGTGGTAAGGGCTTCACTCTTAGCACAAATCTTTATGCTCATCAGAGAATCCACACTGGAGAGAGACCATATAAATGCAAAGAATGTGGTAAAGCTTTCAGTCAGAGTACAAATCTTCGTGTTCATCAGAGAgtccacacaggagagaaaccttACAAATGTGAGGAGTGTGGTAAAAGCTTCAGTCTTAGCACAAATCTTAGAGTTCATCAGAGAGTCCACACTGGAGAGAGACGCTACAAATGCAATAAATGTGGAAAGGGTTTCATTCAGAGTTCAAAACTTCATATTCATCAGAGAGTCCATggaggagagaaaaacagaatgtaA
- the LOC109675608 gene encoding uncharacterized protein isoform X1 — protein sequence MIKAPLHSTCPGISTEVSRSGDSVVNCQGIVVTKLENQELLPWEITKQVHSPDTFVSDCQNSEGSRDHFLTREDITKDKELLRKIHPMGSDSMKFYCHLGSKLSEQTSLLQDELIDQSSHKEEYTCVCGKCPTIYFWKSQFVTCSHQKNQAKVKWNNCEYFLKKSPHFERNRKIYMVDMQCKHVQGADDLSLNLNLHNDHRKSVKEKSFKCNGCGKDFSCRSKLNRHMMIHTGKKPYECDECGKKFSDYTNLRVHQRIHTGEKPYKCGKCGKDFTRSSDLGTHQKVHTGERPYKCDVCGKGFIASTKLLIHLRVHTGERPYTCQQCGKSFRRSSDLSTHQRVHSGERPFKCSFCGKSFRRSSKLYIHQRIHTGEKPYKCEQCGKDFSRSSKLHIHQRVHTGERPYKCEECGKGFTLSTNLYAHQRIHTGERPYKCKECGKAFSQSTNLRVHQRVHTGEKPYKCEECGKSFSLSTNLRVHQRVHTGERRYKCNKCGKGFIQSSKLHIHQRVHGGEKNRM from the coding sequence TAAGCAGGTACATTCCCCAGACACTTTTGTGAGTGACTGCCAAAATTctgaaggaagcagagatcattTCCTGACCCGAGAAGACATCACCAAGGACAAAGAGCTGTTGAGGAAAATCCATCCCATGGGAAGTGATTCTATGAAGTTCTATTGTCATCTTGGGTCTAAATTATCAGAACAAACTTCATTGCTTCAGGATGAACTAATAGACCAAAGTAGCCACAAGGAAGAGTACACCTGTGTGTGTGGTAAGTGTCCAACAATTTACTTTTGGAAATCACAGTTTGTCACTTGTAGTCATCAGAAGAACCAAGCAAAAGTGAAATGGAATAACTGTGAATATTTCCTTAAGAAAAGtccacattttgaaagaaatagaaaaatctacaTGGTTGATATGCAGTGTAAACATGTTCAGGGAGCTGATGACTTAAGTTTGAACTTAAACCTACATAATGATCACAGAAAAAGTGTGAAAGAGAAGTCTTTTAAGTGTAACGGTTGTGGAAAAGACTTCAGTTGTAGATCAAAACTAAATCGACATATGATGATCCACACTGGgaagaaaccctatgaatgtgaTGAGTGTGGTAAGAAATTTAGTGATTACACAAATCTTCGtgttcatcagagaatccatacAGGAGAAAAACCCTATAAGTGTGGTAAGTGTGGTAAGGACTTCACTAGAAGTTCAGATCTAGGTACACATCAAAAAGTTCACACAGGAGAAAGGCCATACAAGTGTGATGTGTGTGGTAAGGGCTTCATTGCAAGCACAAAACTTCTCATTCATCTTAGAGTCCATACAGGAGAGAGGCCATACACATGTCAACAGTGTGGTAAAAGCTTTCGTAGAAGCTCAGATCTATCTACTCATCAAAGAGTGCACAGTGGAGAGAGACCTTTTAAGTGTAGTTTCTGTGGCAAAAGTTTTAGGAGGAGCTCCAAACTCTatattcatcagagaatccatacaggagagaagccctataAATGTGAGCAATGTGGTAAAGATTTCAGTAGGAGCTCCAAACTTCATATCCACCAGAGAGTCCACACAGGGGAAAGGCCTTATAAATGTGAGGAATGTGGTAAGGGCTTCACTCTTAGCACAAATCTTTATGCTCATCAGAGAATCCACACTGGAGAGAGACCATATAAATGCAAAGAATGTGGTAAAGCTTTCAGTCAGAGTACAAATCTTCGTGTTCATCAGAGAgtccacacaggagagaaaccttACAAATGTGAGGAGTGTGGTAAAAGCTTCAGTCTTAGCACAAATCTTAGAGTTCATCAGAGAGTCCACACTGGAGAGAGACGCTACAAATGCAATAAATGTGGAAAGGGTTTCATTCAGAGTTCAAAACTTCATATTCATCAGAGAGTCCATggaggagagaaaaacagaatgtaA